One part of the Glycine soja cultivar W05 chromosome 11, ASM419377v2, whole genome shotgun sequence genome encodes these proteins:
- the LOC114377011 gene encoding J domain-containing protein spf31-like: protein MGHTNHASTVDDDLLLKNFFAEVSEVERDNEVLRILSCFKLNPFEYLNLSFDSSIDDVKKQYRKLSLMVHPDKCKHPQAKEAFGALAKAQQLLLDQNERDYILSQVNSAKEELRAKRKKQLKKDTASKMKSLVEEGKYDKQYEQSEEFRQELKVKVRELLTEQEWRRRKMQMRISEEEGRLKRDEEEQKEMWKRKREHEEEWEGTREKRVSSWRDFMKGGKKNKKGEIRPPKLKTEDPNKSYVQRPVKRG, encoded by the exons ATGGGACACACAAACCACGCGTCCACCGTGGATGACGATTTGCTCCTCAAAAACTTCTTCGCCGAAGTTAGCGAAGTTGAAAGGGATAACGAAGTGCTTAG GATTCTCTCTTGTTTTAAGTTGAATCCTTTTGAGTATCTAAACTTATCATTTGATTCATCAATTGATGATGTGAAAAAGCAGTACCGCAAG TTATCATTGATGGTTCACCCTGACAAATGTAAGCATCCGCAAGCAAAGGAGGCTTTTGGAG CATTAGCGAAAGCTCAACAGTTATTACTGGATCAAAATGAAAGAGATTATATTCTTAGCCAAGTTAATTCAGCTAAAG AAGAACTTAGAGCAAAGAggaagaagcagctgaagaaaGATACAGCTTCAAAAATGAAGTCTTTGGTTGAAGAG GGAAAATATGACAAACAATATGAACAATCAGAGGAGTTCCGGCAGGAGCTCAAAGTCAAAGTTCGCGAACTATTAACAGAACAAgaatggaggagaagaaaaATGCAAATGAGG ATATCTGAGGAGGAAGGCCGATTAAAAAGGGATGAAGAGGAACAGAAAGAAATGTGGAAAAGAAAGCGTGAACATGAGGAGGAATGGGAAGGAACACGAGAAAAGAGG GTATCCAGTTGGAGAGATTTTATGAAGGGTGGAAAGAAG AATAAGAAAGGGGAAATTCGTCCACCGAAGCTTAAGACAGAAGATCCCAACAAATCCTACGTTCAAAGGCCTGTAAAAAGAGGTTAG
- the LOC114374513 gene encoding protein FAF-like, chloroplastic: MSTCMSKKIQGQSLSIEEENMLVVQKQGIVTILGSNHDAPTTSLRRTLSADMSSKTWLSQNGFSLMKKTSSSEELSYSSLTKSTISDSSSSDEDNSEEAKQDQFQIWNTIQKEQQHEDNKPGQVDVWSSILVQKANEETLKLSTTPYVHPLVRRSKSCLSEKSLEICTESLGSETGSDGFSSYSPSETEEKEEEKEEESMQITHEEDFQVPKQNYAEKKSLPRSFPPPLPSLHMRSHRDNGRLFLQAVSVPSQNNFCAQRENGRLVLTFADVEVAEEEEEEFDEAEEFESVIEEAKTPMLTLLSSGFGLALMMNKPIGLLGTDANVKSPKWSEKFNDVVNFKDVDTVQHSHPLPPRPRQHGSIHKKAFNAYEYYWRTKPTTKVAPASNTFTFQHNNNYSSLENNLKSCKDSRRSFLIWEPYCIAT, encoded by the coding sequence ATGTCAACTTGTATGAGCAAGAAAATCCAAGGCCAAAGCCTTTCTATAGAAGAAGAGAACATGCTGGTGGTGCAGAAGCAGGGAATCGTGACCATTTTGGGCTCTAACCACGATGCTCCGACAACTTCTCTTCGACGCACTTTATCCGCAGACATGTCTTCCAAGACATGGCTTTCTCAAAACGGCTTCTCTCTCATGAAAAAAACCTCTTCCTCTGAAGAACTCTCTTACTCATCACTCACAAAATCCACTATTTCTGACTCATCCTCGTCTGATGAAGATAACAGCGAAGAAGCGAAACAAGACCAGTTCCAAATTTGGAACACAATTCAAAAGGAGCAGCAGCATGAGGACAACAAACCAGGACAGGTTGATGTGTGGAGTTCAATTTTGGTCCAAAAAGCCAACGAGGAAACCTTAAAACTAAGCACAACTCCTTATGTTCACCCACTTGTGAGAAGGTCAAAGAGTTGTTTGAGTGAAAAAAGTTTAGAGATTTGCACGGAGAGTCTTGGATCCGAAACTGGCTCAGATGGGTTCTCTTCTTACTCACCCTCTGAgacagaagaaaaagaagaagaaaaagaggaagagagTATGCAAATTACACACGAGGAGGATTTTCAAGTGCCAAAACAAAACTATGCTGAGAAAAAGTCCTTGCCTCGTTCTTTCCCTCCTCCACTTCCTTCACTCCACATGCGTTCACACCGTGACAATGGAAGGTTGTTCCTACAAGCTGTGTCTGTTCCTTCACAGAACAACTTTTGTGCTCAACGAGAAAACGGTCGACTTGTCCTCACTTTTGCTGACGTGGAGgtagctgaagaagaagaagaagagtttgATGAGGCAGAGGAATTTGAGAGTgtgatagaggaagcaaaaacaCCCATGTTAACGTTGTTATCTAGTGGGTTTGGGTTAGCATTAATGATGAATAAGCCAATTGGGTTATTAGGTACTGATGCTAACGTTAAGAGTCCAAAATGGTCAGAGAAGTTCAACGATGTGGTCAATTTTAAGGATGTTGATACGGTACAACATAGTCATCCACTGCCACCGAGGCCAAGGCAGCATGGTAGTATTCATAAAAAGGCTTTCAATGCTTATGAATACTATTGGAGGACCAAGCCTACGACAAAAGTTGCTCCTGCTTCTAACACGTTTACCTTtcaacacaacaacaattacTCTTCCTTGGAGAACAATTTGAAGAGTTGCAAGGATTCTAGGAGGTCTTTTCTGATCTGGGAACCGTATTGCATTGCCACCTGA